A genomic stretch from Leptodactylus fuscus isolate aLepFus1 chromosome 10, aLepFus1.hap2, whole genome shotgun sequence includes:
- the PANK1 gene encoding pantothenate kinase 1 isoform X2 encodes MKLIDGKKHSFPWFGMDIGGTLVKLVYFEPKDITAEEEQEEVENLKSIRKYLTSNTAYGKTGIRDVHLELKNLTMCGRKGNLHFIRFPTCAMHRFIQMGSEKNFSSLHTTLCATGGGAYKFEEDFRTIADLQLHKLDELDCLIRGLLYVDSVGFNGRPECYYFDNPTDPEQCQKKPYCLDNPYPMLLVNIGSGVSILAVYSKDNYKRVTGTSLGGGTFLGLCCLLTGCETFEEALEMAAKGDSTNVDKLVKDIYGGDYERFSLQGSAVASSFGHMMSKEKRDTISKEDLARATLVTITNNIGSIARMCALNENIDRVLFVGNFLRINMVSMKLLSYAMDYWSKGQLKALFLEHEGYFGAVGALLELFKMNDDH; translated from the exons cCTTCCCATGGTTTGGCATGGACATTGGGGGAACACTGGTAAAGCTAGTTTACTTTGAGCCTAAAGATATCACggcagaagaagaacaagagGAGGTTGAAAACCTGAAAAGTATAAGAAAATACTTGACTTCAAATACAGCCTACGGTAAAACCGGTATCCGTGATGTCCACCTGGAACTGAAAAACTTGACCATGTGTGGCCGCAAAGGCAATTTGCACTTCATCCGCTTCCCTACGTGCGCTATGCACAGGTTCATACAGATGGGGAGCGAGAAGAACTTCTCCAGCCTGCACACTACATTATGTGCCACCGGTGGTggggcctacaagtttgaagagGACTTCAGGACG ATAGCCGACCTCCAGCTCCATAAACTTGACGAACTTGATTGTTTGATCCGGGGTCTGCTTTACGTGGACTCTGTTGGTTTTAATGGCCGCCCAGAATGCTACTACTTTGACAACCCAACGGACCCAGAACAATGTCAGAAGAAGCCATATTGCCTTGATAATCCTTACCCTATGTTGCTGGTTAATATAGGTTCAGGGGTCAGCATTCTCGCAGTATATTCTAAGGACAACTATAAAAGAGTTACTGGGACCAG TTTGGGAGGAGGAACATTCCTTGGCTTGTGTTGCTTGCTGACGGGTTGTGAAACGTTCGAGGAGGCTTTAGAAATGGCAGCCAAAGGAGACAGCACTAATGTTGATAAGCTGGTGAAAGACATCTATGGTGGGGACTACGAGCGCTTCAGCCTGCAGGGCTCGGCTGTTGCCTctag CTTTGGCCACATGATGAGCAAAGAGAAACGGGATACGATAAGTAAGGAGGACCTGGCACGAGCGACGCTGGTTACCATTACAAACAACATAGGATCTATAGCTCGAATGTGCGCCCTCAATGAG AACATTGACAGAGTGTTGTTTGTTGGGAACTTTCTGAGAATCAACATGGTTTCAATGAAGCTGCTATCTTATGCAATGGATTACTGGTCGAAAGGACAGCTAAAGGCTCTGTTTTTGGAACATGAG GGTTACTTTGGAGCGGTTGGTGCCCTGCTGGAGCTTTTTAAGATGAATGATGATCATTGA